A single window of Scomber scombrus chromosome 12, fScoSco1.1, whole genome shotgun sequence DNA harbors:
- the plaua gene encoding plasminogen activator, urokinase a: MNLLVILTLLGVFNINVAFSRRRSKERSSSPQVIHKETCLSGNGSSYRGTVSKSASGRRCLNWSRFENLWGIGDHSYCRNPDQRLKPWCYVRKNRRVAKDYCDIPKCSPSTVKPPPSTTTVKPPPSTTSIKPPPAVDTELTCGEKSERKMNKIVGGSFTRIESHPWVASIFNKGGFLCGGSLIAPCWVLSAAHCFSDGEGTNIKHLSVYLGKRAINETDDIREQNFTVEKLIVHQKYNENNFNNDIALLKIRSRDGRCAVQSPSARIVCLPPSHTRLPAGFHCSIAGYGKERVGAWRYSQILKQAEVNLISQTDCRSKSIHHRNLLTENMFCAGSPDWSTDACKGDSGGPLVCEASGRMFLFGVVSWGVGCAEKNKPGVYTQVSNYNQWIADITQLPEYTAGKLYPTK; encoded by the exons ATGAATCTGTTAGTCATCCTCACCCTCCTTGGAGTATTCAACATTAATGTG GCTTTTTCAAGAAGACGGTCCAAAGAGAGATCATCAAGCCCTCAAGTCATTCACAAAG AGACGTGTCTGTCTGGCAATGGGAGTAGTTACAGGGGAACTGTTTCCAAATCAGCCAGCGGCCGCAGGTGTCTCAACTGGTCCAGGTTTGAAAACCTTTGGGGAATTGGCGACCACAGTTACTGCAG GAATCCTGACCAGAGATTGAAGCCATGGTGCTATGTCCGAAAAAACAGAAGGGTCGCGAAAGATTACTGCGATATTCCCAAAT GTTCACCATCAACAGTCAAACCTCCCCCTTCCACGACAACAGTCAAACCTCCCCCTTCCACGACATCAATCAAACCTCCCCCAGCTGTGGATACAG AGCTGACATGTGGTGAGAAGTCCGAGCGCAAGATGAATAAAATTGTGGGTGGTTCTTTCACACGAATCGAGTCGCACCCATGGGTCGCTTCTATCTTTAATAAAGGCGGCTTCCTTTGTGGTGGATCTCTCATAGCACCATGCTGGGTACTCAGTGCTGCACACTGCTTCTCTGATGG TGAGGGGACTAACATCAAGCATCTGTCTGTGTACCTGGGGAAGAGGGCCATCAATGAGACCGATGACATCAGAGAACAGAATTTCACAGTGGAAAAACTGATCGTCCATCAAAAATACAACGAGAACAACTTCAACAATGACATAG caCTGCTGAAGATCAGATCTAGAGATGGAAGATGTGCGGTGCAATCACCGTCTGCACGGATAGTTTGTCTTCCTCCATCTCACACTCGGCTTCCTGCAGGATTTCACTGCAGCATTGCAGGATACGGGAAGGAGAGAGTTG GGGCGTGGCGGTACTCACAGATACTGAAACAGGCCGAGGTAAATCTCATCTCCCAGACTGACTGCAGGAGTAAATCTATACACCATAGAAATCTCCtcactgaaaacatgttttgtgctGGGAGCCCTGACTGGAGCACTGATGCCTGCAAG GGTGACTCTGGTGGTCCGTTGGTGTGTGAAGCGTCTGGCCGGATGTTTCTCTTCGGAGTAGTGAGCTGGGGTGTTGGCTGCGCCGAGAAGAACAAACCAGGTGTTTACACGCAAGTCAGCAACTACAACCAATGGATCGCAGACATAACACAGCTTCCCGAATACACAGCAGGAAAACTGTATCCCACAAAATGA